A part of Vibrio sp. B1FLJ16 genomic DNA contains:
- the hemL gene encoding glutamate-1-semialdehyde 2,1-aminomutase, translating into MTKSSELYQKAQKTIPGGVNSPVRAFNGVGGSPLFIERADGALIFDADGKAYIDYVGSWGPMILGHNHSVIRQAVIDAAQRGLSFGAPTELEISMAELVSELVPSMEQIRMVSSGTEATMSAIRLARGFTGRDKIMKFEGCYHGHADSLLVKAGSGALTLGQPSSPGVPADFAKHTLTATFNDLDSVRELFAANKGEIACIIVEPVAGNMNCIPPVEGFHEGLREICDQEGALLIFDEVMTGFRVALGGAQAYYNIKPDLTTLGKVIGGGMPVGAFGGRKEVMQYVAPTGPVYQAGTLSGNPVAMAAGFACLNLLKEEGNEKRLASKTKQLADGFKSLADKHGIPLVVNQVGGMFGFFFTDQESVTCYEDVTKCDVERFKRFFHLMLDHGVYLAPSAFEASFTSLAHGSKEIEATLEAADRCFATLAAEAK; encoded by the coding sequence ATGACCAAATCATCAGAGCTGTATCAAAAAGCTCAGAAAACCATTCCTGGCGGTGTAAATTCACCAGTTCGTGCATTCAACGGCGTTGGTGGTTCTCCACTATTTATCGAACGAGCAGACGGTGCACTGATTTTTGATGCCGATGGTAAAGCGTATATTGATTACGTAGGTTCTTGGGGGCCAATGATTCTTGGTCACAACCATTCTGTAATTCGCCAAGCCGTTATTGATGCAGCACAACGTGGTCTGAGCTTCGGCGCGCCAACTGAACTGGAAATCTCAATGGCAGAATTGGTTTCTGAACTTGTGCCATCAATGGAGCAAATCCGCATGGTAAGCTCTGGTACTGAAGCGACTATGAGTGCAATTCGCCTTGCTCGCGGATTTACCGGCCGCGACAAGATCATGAAATTTGAAGGCTGTTACCACGGCCACGCAGACAGCTTACTGGTTAAAGCTGGATCTGGTGCACTGACACTTGGTCAACCAAGCTCTCCGGGTGTACCGGCAGACTTTGCCAAACACACCCTGACAGCAACATTTAACGATCTGGATTCAGTACGTGAACTTTTTGCGGCAAATAAGGGAGAGATCGCTTGTATTATTGTTGAGCCAGTAGCTGGCAACATGAACTGTATCCCTCCTGTAGAGGGCTTCCACGAAGGTCTGCGTGAAATATGTGACCAGGAAGGTGCACTACTGATCTTTGACGAGGTGATGACAGGTTTCCGCGTTGCACTGGGCGGCGCTCAGGCATACTACAACATCAAGCCAGACTTAACTACGTTAGGTAAAGTGATCGGTGGCGGTATGCCAGTTGGTGCTTTTGGTGGCCGTAAAGAAGTAATGCAATACGTTGCTCCAACTGGTCCTGTATACCAGGCTGGTACGCTTTCTGGTAATCCGGTAGCAATGGCTGCGGGTTTCGCATGTCTGAACTTGCTAAAAGAAGAAGGCAATGAAAAGCGTCTGGCTTCAAAAACTAAGCAGCTGGCCGATGGTTTTAAATCACTGGCGGACAAACATGGTATTCCATTAGTAGTAAATCAGGTCGGTGGCATGTTTGGTTTCTTCTTTACAGACCAGGAATCCGTCACTTGCTACGAAGACGTAACTAAGTGCGACGTTGAGCGCTTTAAACGATTCTTCCACCTAATGCTAGATCATGGTGTATACCTTGCACCATCAGCATTTGAAGCAAGCTTCACATCTCTGGCTCACGGCTCAAAAGAGATTGAGGCAACGCTAGAAGCAGCAGATCGCTGTTTTGCTACCCTGGCTGCTGAAGCCAAGTAA
- a CDS encoding ABC transporter permease, with translation MGYFLRRLSFYLVALLVAATLNFIIPRAMPGDPVTMMFANASVQVTPERIAAMKELLGFVDGPIYIQYLSYIKNILSWELGTSIQFYPLSVNSLLGSAFGWSLFLAGTAVVLSFSIASVLGIFAAWKRGSKYDAFVTPGTLIVQAIPQMVIAMLALFTFAIGLKWFPSGYAYTPGTIPDWTNWEFIKDVGYHAVLPLFCATIVQIGGFLVNMRNNMINLLAEDYITMAKGKGLSENRVVFNYAARNALLPSVTALSMSLGMAIGGQLIIEMIFNYPGLGTVLLNAIHARDYQVLQGQLIIMTMFMLCFNLMADMLYMILDPRLRKGGK, from the coding sequence ATGGGTTATTTTTTAAGACGTTTGTCGTTCTATCTTGTCGCGCTCTTAGTTGCAGCGACGTTAAACTTTATTATTCCGCGAGCAATGCCTGGTGACCCGGTTACCATGATGTTTGCCAACGCTTCAGTACAGGTAACACCAGAACGAATTGCAGCAATGAAAGAGCTGCTGGGATTTGTTGATGGTCCTATTTACATTCAATACCTGTCTTACATTAAGAACATTCTTAGCTGGGAACTCGGAACTTCAATTCAGTTCTACCCGCTTTCTGTAAACTCGTTGCTTGGTAGTGCCTTTGGTTGGTCACTATTCCTTGCCGGCACTGCGGTTGTACTTTCTTTCTCTATCGCATCAGTCCTGGGGATTTTTGCAGCCTGGAAACGTGGCAGCAAATACGATGCTTTTGTTACGCCAGGAACCCTGATCGTTCAAGCTATTCCGCAAATGGTTATTGCAATGCTAGCGCTCTTTACCTTTGCAATCGGCTTGAAGTGGTTCCCATCTGGTTACGCTTACACGCCGGGTACGATACCAGACTGGACGAACTGGGAGTTCATTAAAGACGTAGGCTACCACGCAGTACTACCGCTTTTCTGTGCAACTATCGTTCAAATTGGTGGCTTCCTTGTCAACATGCGTAACAACATGATCAACCTGTTGGCTGAGGACTACATCACGATGGCGAAAGGTAAAGGCCTGAGTGAAAACCGAGTGGTATTCAACTACGCAGCCCGAAATGCACTGCTTCCAAGTGTAACCGCCCTTTCAATGTCACTGGGTATGGCAATTGGCGGTCAGCTAATCATTGAAATGATTTTCAACTACCCTGGTTTGGGTACAGTGCTATTGAACGCTATCCACGCTCGAGACTATCAGGTACTGCAAGGTCAGCTAATCATCATGACGATGTTCATGCTTTGCTTCAACCTAATGGCTGACATGCTGTACATGATTCTAGACCCTCGCCTACGTAAGGGAGGCAAATAA
- a CDS encoding response regulator, with the protein MFKFYKKQKFKRLQSTLMTAFLVVSLTPLTITAIFFLHAHSQDLQEQSTSHLLSVRETKQQQIADYFEARETEVMGFVRSELAYASGGRFYGLVNAFNRLGNDIEESRENAQQRYIEGSGDQIKTSILPESSNFVGSERYRLLHKRYHWSYTELLKRSDFRDILLVDINGNVTYSIKKDDNYGTNLLSGRYKDSALGKAFQRLSEDVTERRKVNEDYTPVIVSDFELENGKQVAWLGAPIVQQGYLHSYAMFSLPSNGITKLIADQNRESSIETLLVGSDHKPRTINTKQDNIQNSLEVIEQALSGNKSVGTYSNGLGEKIIAAYSPIKARGMNWALVVQLPEKEAFSRIHQLEKLFVIAMLTAFILVVIASHYLSNFITSPLLKLTWAAERVSAGDLDETRFNTERKDEIGRLAISFERMQRSIREKIQTIKKQNEELESNIRLIQKQNEELQLADKLKDEFLATTSHELRTPLHGMVGIAETLISGANGAVPASQKYQLDIIIKSGQRLANLVDDLLDYHKMRYGSMDIQKSAVSLASSTQLVLELSSHLLGNKTIRIINQVPNDLKAVSADPQRLEQVLYNLIGNAIKYTSEGKIVISASVVDEYVRVQVVDTGQGIPAEHLEHIFEPLIQAGQDETRYRQGAGLGLSISRQLIELMGGSLYVSSQPMVGTTFSFTLPLASEEEVVASKTLAARGHFQIPEININNTDDLSLPENPDGPLLYVADDEPVNLRVLESFLRLEGYRVRTASDGPETLELIEQEKPELLLLDIMMPGMSGYQVCSELRQTYDHAELPIIMLTALSQTEDRVRGFEAGANDYLSKPFNKQELAARIQAHLTASKAEMRHIENKLLESELRQRAQVEASLLETQGRLLEQLESAPEAIICLREDQRIRFANEAACKLFKRSLEQIKRSSADELIAPKYLTVKQPHYCGKIDIYIEDIRQNIEADILKLPEGSGLDVMYIFNVGGGANTARIHNLETAVEVLSSYAFDGDRDQLQKLKELGGEFTRLADKALGNKKDKQDLMREVLVDVMTHALEYWESATGESKFAFAEQSGLWRVYLDRSTLQTRTLDKYMRIETLPKTPRWRTVLSSIEYILEHCKEQSPERAYIEAQRDKLQRLLTS; encoded by the coding sequence ATGTTCAAATTCTACAAAAAACAGAAGTTTAAGCGCCTTCAAAGTACGCTGATGACTGCGTTTCTTGTCGTCAGTCTCACGCCTTTAACCATTACCGCAATTTTCTTCCTGCACGCTCACAGCCAGGATCTGCAAGAACAGAGCACATCACACCTGCTTTCTGTGCGAGAGACTAAACAACAACAAATTGCTGATTACTTCGAAGCTCGGGAAACTGAAGTAATGGGCTTTGTACGCTCTGAATTAGCCTACGCCAGTGGCGGACGTTTTTACGGTCTGGTCAATGCATTTAACCGCTTAGGCAACGATATTGAGGAGTCTCGTGAAAATGCACAGCAACGCTATATTGAAGGCAGCGGCGACCAAATAAAAACATCAATTTTGCCGGAGTCTTCCAACTTTGTCGGTAGTGAACGTTACCGGCTATTACACAAACGCTATCACTGGTCTTATACAGAACTGCTCAAACGCTCGGACTTCAGAGATATTTTGCTGGTCGATATCAACGGCAATGTGACCTATTCGATCAAGAAAGACGACAATTACGGTACTAACCTCCTATCTGGCCGATATAAAGATTCAGCGCTGGGCAAAGCGTTTCAGCGTTTGTCTGAAGATGTAACTGAACGCCGTAAAGTGAATGAGGACTACACGCCTGTAATTGTCTCAGATTTTGAGCTGGAAAATGGTAAACAAGTCGCTTGGTTAGGAGCGCCGATCGTTCAGCAAGGCTACCTGCATAGCTATGCCATGTTCAGCTTGCCGAGTAATGGCATCACTAAACTGATTGCCGATCAGAACCGGGAATCCTCCATCGAAACTTTGCTCGTCGGAAGCGATCATAAGCCCAGAACGATTAACACCAAACAAGATAATATCCAAAACAGCCTGGAGGTTATTGAGCAGGCACTTTCAGGAAACAAGAGCGTAGGGACATATTCAAATGGATTAGGTGAAAAGATCATTGCCGCCTACTCGCCAATTAAAGCTCGTGGAATGAACTGGGCTCTGGTGGTTCAGCTACCAGAAAAAGAAGCCTTTTCTCGTATTCATCAGTTAGAAAAACTGTTCGTCATTGCGATGTTGACGGCATTTATTCTGGTGGTCATTGCCTCTCATTACTTATCTAACTTCATCACTTCTCCGTTACTGAAATTAACCTGGGCTGCAGAGCGGGTATCTGCCGGTGATCTTGACGAAACAAGATTCAATACCGAACGTAAAGACGAAATTGGACGATTAGCTATTAGCTTTGAGCGTATGCAACGATCAATTCGTGAAAAAATCCAGACCATCAAGAAGCAAAACGAAGAGCTGGAAAGTAATATCCGCCTGATTCAGAAACAGAATGAGGAGCTGCAACTTGCCGATAAACTCAAAGATGAGTTTCTGGCAACGACCTCCCATGAGCTAAGAACACCTTTACATGGCATGGTCGGTATTGCAGAGACTTTAATCTCCGGTGCGAATGGTGCCGTTCCTGCGAGCCAAAAGTACCAGCTTGATATCATTATTAAAAGTGGTCAGCGCTTGGCCAATCTTGTTGATGACTTGCTGGATTACCACAAAATGCGCTATGGCAGCATGGACATACAAAAATCCGCTGTCAGTCTGGCAAGCTCTACGCAACTGGTGCTTGAGCTATCGAGCCATCTGCTCGGCAATAAAACCATCCGCATAATTAACCAGGTGCCTAATGATCTAAAAGCGGTATCCGCAGATCCACAACGGCTTGAGCAGGTTCTTTACAACCTGATCGGTAACGCAATCAAATACACTTCAGAGGGAAAAATTGTCATTTCTGCCAGTGTGGTTGACGAATATGTCCGGGTTCAGGTCGTCGATACCGGTCAGGGTATCCCCGCAGAACACCTTGAACACATCTTCGAGCCCTTAATTCAGGCCGGACAAGATGAGACTCGCTACCGCCAGGGTGCTGGATTAGGCCTGTCTATCAGCCGCCAGTTAATTGAGCTGATGGGTGGTTCACTGTATGTCAGCAGTCAACCAATGGTAGGTACCACCTTTAGTTTCACGCTTCCGCTGGCCAGTGAAGAAGAGGTCGTGGCCTCGAAGACTCTAGCTGCCCGTGGCCATTTCCAGATACCTGAAATCAACATAAACAATACAGATGATCTGTCTTTGCCTGAAAACCCGGACGGCCCGCTTCTGTATGTAGCCGACGATGAGCCGGTAAACCTTCGCGTACTTGAAAGCTTTTTACGCCTGGAAGGCTACCGGGTCCGCACGGCTTCAGACGGGCCTGAAACACTGGAACTCATTGAACAGGAGAAACCAGAGCTTCTGCTACTTGATATTATGATGCCGGGGATGAGTGGCTATCAGGTGTGTAGCGAATTGCGCCAGACCTATGACCATGCTGAACTGCCAATCATCATGCTGACCGCGCTGAGCCAGACCGAAGATCGCGTCAGAGGGTTCGAAGCCGGAGCAAATGATTACCTATCCAAGCCGTTTAACAAACAAGAACTCGCGGCGCGAATTCAGGCACATTTAACCGCAAGCAAAGCGGAAATGCGCCATATCGAAAACAAGTTACTCGAATCTGAACTTCGTCAACGAGCACAAGTAGAAGCAAGCCTGCTCGAAACTCAGGGCCGCCTGCTCGAACAACTGGAGTCAGCACCTGAAGCCATAATCTGCTTACGCGAAGACCAGCGAATCCGATTTGCCAACGAAGCCGCATGCAAGCTATTCAAGCGCAGTTTAGAGCAAATAAAACGCTCTTCTGCCGATGAACTGATTGCGCCTAAATATCTGACTGTCAAGCAGCCACATTACTGCGGAAAAATTGATATTTACATTGAGGATATTCGTCAGAATATTGAAGCGGATATTCTTAAGTTACCTGAAGGATCCGGTCTGGACGTTATGTACATCTTTAATGTCGGCGGTGGCGCGAACACCGCTCGTATACATAACCTGGAAACTGCGGTAGAAGTTCTTTCAAGTTACGCATTCGACGGTGACCGAGATCAGCTGCAGAAACTGAAAGAACTGGGGGGCGAGTTCACTCGTTTAGCAGACAAAGCACTAGGCAACAAAAAAGACAAGCAGGATCTGATGCGCGAGGTGTTGGTAGATGTAATGACGCACGCTCTTGAATACTGGGAGTCCGCAACCGGAGAAAGTAAGTTTGCCTTTGCTGAACAAAGTGGCCTGTGGCGGGTGTACCTTGACCGGAGCACCCTACAAACACGTACTTTAGATAAGTACATGAGAATCGAGACATTGCCTAAAACACCGCGCTGGAGAACGGTTCTGAGTTCAATCGAATACATTCTCGAACATTGCAAAGAGCAAAGCCCGGAACGCGCTTATATTGAAGCTCAGCGCGACAAGTTACAAAGGTTGCTAACCAGCTAA
- the rsmC gene encoding 16S rRNA (guanine(1207)-N(2))-methyltransferase RsmC yields MSAYIAPSQIAQRQLEYFHGKHVLVAGEVEDLFPLELAAHCESVEVFTSNYSYYRQIRNSDKVKSHFGSEFDIDTQADMLLLYWPKAKAEAEYLLAMLMAKLGLNTEIVVVGENRSGIKSIEKMFRAYGPVNKYDSARRCSFYWGQCINEPAPFHQSDWFKSYTINLGNESLVVKSLPGVFSHGEFDLGSQLLLETLPPLSGKVLDFGCGAGVLGAFMAKSNPGIEIEMCDINAYAITSSQATLEANGLKGKVFASDIYSDTANDYRFIVSNPPFHSGLDTNYNAAETLLGNAPQYLQNNGEMLIVANSFLKYPPIIESGFNNCATLNKNNKFSIYYAKKP; encoded by the coding sequence ATGTCTGCTTATATCGCTCCTAGCCAAATAGCTCAGCGCCAACTGGAATACTTCCATGGCAAACATGTATTAGTCGCGGGTGAAGTCGAAGATCTTTTCCCGTTAGAGCTGGCTGCACACTGTGAGTCTGTCGAAGTTTTCACGTCCAATTACAGCTACTACCGCCAGATCCGTAACTCTGACAAAGTAAAAAGCCACTTTGGTTCTGAATTTGATATCGATACTCAGGCCGACATGTTGCTGCTTTACTGGCCTAAAGCCAAGGCTGAGGCTGAGTATCTGCTGGCGATGCTGATGGCTAAACTTGGCCTTAACACCGAAATAGTGGTGGTGGGAGAAAACCGTTCGGGTATAAAGAGCATAGAAAAAATGTTCAGAGCCTACGGTCCGGTGAACAAATATGACTCGGCACGTCGATGCTCATTTTACTGGGGTCAGTGTATAAATGAACCAGCACCGTTCCATCAGAGTGACTGGTTTAAGTCGTACACTATAAACCTAGGTAATGAATCACTGGTGGTAAAAAGCTTACCCGGCGTGTTCAGCCATGGCGAATTCGATTTGGGTAGCCAACTGTTACTGGAAACGTTACCGCCATTATCAGGAAAAGTGCTTGATTTTGGCTGTGGTGCCGGAGTACTGGGCGCGTTTATGGCAAAAAGCAACCCTGGCATAGAGATCGAAATGTGCGATATTAACGCTTACGCTATCACTTCCAGCCAAGCAACACTGGAGGCCAATGGGTTAAAAGGCAAAGTATTTGCTTCTGACATTTATTCTGATACGGCAAACGACTATCGGTTCATTGTCAGTAATCCGCCATTCCATAGCGGCCTGGATACTAATTACAACGCAGCAGAAACCCTACTTGGCAATGCGCCGCAGTACCTTCAGAACAACGGAGAAATGCTCATTGTTGCCAATAGCTTCTTAAAATACCCGCCAATTATTGAAAGCGGTTTCAATAATTGCGCGACGCTAAATAAGAACAATAAGTTTTCAATTTACTACGCGAAAAAGCCTTAA
- the erpA gene encoding iron-sulfur cluster insertion protein ErpA, whose amino-acid sequence MSEVNVPLSFSDAAATRVKALIEEEENPALKLRVYITGGGCSGFQYGFTFDENVNDGDTTIENSGVTLVVDPMSLQYLVGGIVDYTEGLEGARFFVNNPNATTTCGCGASFSV is encoded by the coding sequence GTGAGCGAAGTAAACGTACCATTATCTTTTTCTGATGCAGCAGCAACACGTGTTAAGGCATTGATTGAAGAAGAAGAAAATCCAGCATTGAAATTACGTGTATACATTACTGGTGGCGGCTGTAGCGGTTTCCAATATGGCTTCACTTTTGATGAAAATGTGAATGACGGCGACACAACCATTGAAAACAGCGGCGTAACACTGGTTGTAGACCCAATGAGTTTGCAATATCTTGTCGGCGGTATCGTAGATTACACTGAGGGTCTGGAAGGAGCTCGCTTCTTCGTTAACAACCCAAATGCAACGACCACATGTGGTTGTGGTGCATCATTTAGCGTGTAA
- a CDS encoding ABC transporter substrate-binding protein — translation MLANIKKTALATAIIATATTGFASVATAAERSELTIHPKEFTTFVRNFNPFLGATNLHTTTDFIYEPLVVFNEMHGNTPVFRLAENFQMADDLMSVTFDIRKGVKWSDGQAFTADDVVYSFNLVKEKPELDQSGINSWVTGVEKVNNYQVKFRLAEANSNVPYEIAKVPVVPKHVWSKVKDPSTFTNENPVGSGPFTVIDTFTPQLYIQCQNPNYWDADNLDVDCLRVPQIANNDQFLGKVVNGEMDWTSSFVPDIDRTYAAASPNHHYWYPPAGTQAFVVNFKNPDAAKNEALTNVDFRRAFSMALDRQTIIDIAFYGGGTVNDFASGLGYAFEAWSDEATHNKYKGFNTYNVEGAKDLLAKAGFKDVNKDGFVDTPSGKSFELLIQSPNGWTDFNNTVQLAVEQLAEVGIKARARTPDFSVYNQAMLEGTYDVAYTNYFHGADPHLYWDSAYNSKLQSGDGMPRFAMHFYKNDQLDKLLNSFYKTADKQEQLAIAHGIQKIIAADQVTIPVLSGAYMYQYNTTRFTGWWNEENPKGRPNIWAGIPERLLHVLDLKPVK, via the coding sequence ATGCTTGCCAATATTAAAAAAACAGCACTAGCAACAGCAATTATTGCTACCGCTACTACAGGTTTTGCATCGGTAGCTACTGCGGCTGAACGCAGTGAACTGACTATCCACCCTAAAGAGTTTACGACTTTTGTTCGTAACTTTAACCCTTTCTTGGGTGCTACTAACCTGCACACAACAACCGACTTTATCTACGAGCCGCTTGTTGTTTTCAACGAAATGCACGGTAACACACCTGTATTTCGTCTAGCAGAAAACTTCCAAATGGCTGACGACCTGATGAGCGTAACTTTCGACATTCGTAAAGGCGTGAAATGGTCTGACGGTCAAGCGTTTACTGCTGACGATGTTGTTTACTCTTTCAACCTGGTAAAAGAGAAGCCTGAACTAGACCAATCAGGTATCAACTCTTGGGTTACTGGCGTAGAGAAAGTTAACAACTACCAAGTTAAGTTCCGCTTAGCCGAAGCAAACTCAAACGTTCCTTACGAAATTGCTAAAGTACCGGTTGTACCTAAGCACGTATGGAGCAAAGTGAAAGACCCATCAACATTTACTAACGAAAACCCTGTAGGTTCAGGTCCTTTCACAGTAATCGACACTTTCACTCCTCAACTTTACATCCAATGTCAAAACCCGAATTACTGGGATGCTGACAACCTGGACGTTGACTGTCTGCGAGTTCCTCAAATCGCGAACAACGACCAGTTCCTGGGTAAAGTTGTAAACGGCGAGATGGACTGGACGTCTTCATTCGTACCTGACATTGACCGTACGTACGCAGCTGCGAGCCCTAACCACCACTACTGGTACCCGCCAGCAGGTACTCAGGCGTTCGTAGTGAACTTCAAAAACCCGGATGCAGCGAAAAACGAAGCTCTAACTAACGTAGACTTCCGTCGCGCGTTCTCTATGGCTCTTGACCGTCAAACTATCATCGACATCGCTTTCTACGGTGGCGGCACGGTGAATGACTTCGCATCAGGTCTAGGTTACGCATTTGAAGCTTGGTCTGACGAAGCAACACACAACAAGTACAAAGGTTTCAACACGTACAACGTTGAAGGTGCTAAAGACCTTCTAGCTAAAGCGGGCTTTAAAGACGTGAACAAAGACGGTTTTGTTGACACTCCATCAGGTAAGTCTTTTGAGCTTCTGATTCAGTCTCCAAACGGTTGGACAGACTTTAACAACACAGTACAACTTGCAGTTGAGCAGCTAGCTGAAGTTGGTATCAAAGCACGTGCTCGTACACCAGATTTCTCGGTATACAACCAAGCAATGCTAGAAGGTACTTACGACGTAGCGTACACCAACTACTTCCACGGTGCAGATCCACACTTGTACTGGGACAGCGCTTACAACTCGAAGCTACAGTCTGGTGACGGTATGCCTCGTTTCGCAATGCACTTCTACAAAAATGACCAGCTAGACAAACTACTTAACAGCTTCTACAAGACAGCTGATAAGCAAGAACAGCTAGCAATCGCTCATGGTATTCAGAAGATCATCGCAGCAGACCAAGTAACCATCCCAGTGCTGTCTGGTGCTTACATGTACCAATACAACACAACTCGATTCACTGGTTGGTGGAACGAAGAAAATCCTAAGGGTCGTCCAAACATTTGGGCTGGCATCCCTGAGCGTCTACTACACGTACTGGACCTAAAACCAGTTAAATAA
- a CDS encoding ABC transporter permease, producing the protein MKNLFKLILGNAFARIGLAIVTLFIFVAVAAPLITKHAPDKRTGNPHEYPSFVVKQAQNNPDGWVAKNLADDRRTLIMSKKADHVLGTSRMGRDIWSQVAYGARVSLGVGFGAGIIVCFLATVIGISAGYFGGKVDDILSAAMNIMLVIPQYPLLFVLAAFIGEAGPLTIALIIAGTSWAWGARVVRSQTMALREKEFVKAAEVLGESSFRIIFVEILPNLIPIVGASFIGSVMLAINTEAVISFLGLGDANTISWGIMLYNVQTSSAMLIGAWWEVLAPCIALTVLVTGLALLNFAVDEIANPQLRSHKGMKRWKKLAAKDKKEREPELATQNALVSGDK; encoded by the coding sequence ATGAAAAACTTATTTAAACTAATCTTAGGTAACGCCTTCGCACGTATTGGTTTAGCTATTGTTACGCTATTTATTTTCGTCGCGGTAGCTGCCCCCCTAATTACAAAACACGCCCCAGACAAACGGACGGGTAATCCGCATGAATACCCGAGCTTTGTCGTAAAACAAGCACAAAACAACCCTGATGGCTGGGTTGCAAAAAATCTAGCTGATGACCGTCGTACGTTAATCATGTCTAAAAAAGCTGATCACGTACTAGGTACTAGCCGTATGGGTCGTGATATTTGGTCACAAGTCGCTTACGGTGCCCGTGTATCTCTTGGTGTTGGCTTTGGCGCAGGTATCATCGTCTGCTTCTTAGCGACAGTTATCGGTATTTCTGCCGGTTACTTTGGTGGCAAAGTCGATGACATCTTAAGTGCCGCCATGAACATCATGCTGGTCATTCCTCAATATCCGTTGCTATTCGTACTCGCTGCATTTATCGGCGAAGCCGGACCTCTCACTATCGCCTTAATCATTGCAGGTACGTCCTGGGCATGGGGGGCTCGAGTTGTACGTTCTCAAACCATGGCACTGCGTGAAAAAGAGTTCGTAAAAGCAGCTGAAGTGCTGGGTGAATCTTCATTCCGCATCATATTTGTTGAGATTTTACCAAACCTTATCCCTATCGTTGGCGCAAGCTTTATCGGCTCGGTAATGCTGGCTATCAACACCGAAGCTGTCATTTCGTTCCTGGGTCTAGGCGACGCTAATACCATCAGTTGGGGCATCATGCTTTACAACGTTCAGACCTCTTCAGCAATGCTGATTGGCGCATGGTGGGAAGTGTTAGCACCTTGTATCGCACTAACAGTACTCGTGACAGGTCTTGCTCTGCTTAACTTCGCCGTAGACGAAATTGCTAACCCGCAACTTCGCTCTCATAAAGGTATGAAGCGCTGGAAAAAGCTAGCAGCGAAAGACAAGAAAGAACGTGAGCCTGAACTGGCAACACAAAATGCACTAGTGAGCGGAGATAAATAA
- a CDS encoding AI-2E family transporter, whose amino-acid sequence MSNNVKITSSHRVLMVALLAAAFACYLLVEPYINSIVMAFIISLLMFPIHEWFEKKMPKHRNMASLLSCVVLTFIIVIPLLFVFAAIVQQGSVFSQNTYKWVTTGGIQDLFQHPLVVKGLSLLNNYLPFDKIEPNAIAEKIAQFATSFGTNLVSISAKILGDATNFLMNFFLTLFVLFFLLRDHEKIISAIRHILPLSRSQEDKILTEIEQVSKSAVMGSFLTAIAQGFAGGIGMWLAGFPGLFWGTMMGFASFIPVVGTALIWIPAAAYLFLTGDTTWAIFLAVWSVVVVGSIDNLLRPLLMQGSAGMNTLMIFFSLLGGLHLFGLIGLIYGPLIFAVTIVLFNIYEEEFKDFLNVQDNS is encoded by the coding sequence ATGTCAAACAATGTAAAAATCACGTCGAGCCATCGTGTTCTAATGGTCGCTCTGCTCGCCGCTGCTTTTGCTTGCTATTTGCTGGTCGAGCCATACATCAATTCGATCGTCATGGCTTTTATCATCTCGTTACTTATGTTTCCAATTCATGAATGGTTCGAGAAAAAAATGCCGAAACACAGGAACATGGCTTCTCTGCTTTCCTGTGTTGTACTCACCTTTATTATAGTTATCCCGCTGTTGTTTGTTTTTGCTGCCATTGTCCAACAAGGCTCAGTATTTTCACAGAATACCTATAAATGGGTAACGACCGGGGGCATTCAAGATCTTTTCCAGCACCCCTTAGTTGTTAAAGGTTTATCTTTACTAAACAATTACTTACCATTTGATAAAATTGAGCCTAATGCCATCGCTGAGAAAATTGCCCAGTTTGCTACCTCTTTTGGCACCAACCTTGTCTCAATCAGCGCGAAAATATTGGGTGATGCAACGAACTTTCTGATGAACTTCTTCCTGACGTTGTTTGTTCTTTTCTTCTTACTGCGTGATCATGAAAAAATCATTTCAGCTATTCGTCATATCCTGCCACTTTCTCGTAGTCAGGAAGACAAAATACTGACTGAAATTGAACAGGTTTCAAAGTCAGCAGTAATGGGGTCATTTCTTACTGCAATTGCCCAGGGCTTTGCTGGTGGTATTGGTATGTGGCTGGCTGGTTTCCCTGGCTTGTTCTGGGGGACGATGATGGGTTTTGCTTCGTTCATTCCTGTTGTTGGTACTGCCTTGATCTGGATTCCGGCGGCGGCCTACCTGTTCCTAACCGGTGACACAACCTGGGCCATCTTCCTTGCGGTCTGGAGTGTGGTCGTTGTCGGTTCAATAGATAATTTACTACGCCCACTTTTAATGCAAGGCAGCGCAGGAATGAATACGTTGATGATTTTCTTCTCATTATTAGGTGGCCTGCACCTGTTCGGACTCATCGGGTTGATTTATGGTCCACTGATCTTCGCAGTCACTATCGTGTTGTTTAATATTTATGAGGAAGAGTTTAAAGACTTCCTCAATGTTCAAGACAACAGTTAA